CTGCCAGCGTCTTTGATTGTAAAACAAATAGATACTCACTTTTCGGTTAAATACTGTGTGGTCCAATAAATCACTTCTCCCGGCAACTCAGACTCCGTAATCGTGTACCCTGCTATGTTCACAGGTAATTGGTCCTCGGGATCCACAGTAGCCGCGAAATTCTCAAAAAACACCCGATAAGAAGTCAAATAATCGTCTTTATCACCCATTGTACTCACAATATTTCAGAAATCGCaccaaatattatatcaaacacGATTCGTACACACGAAATTGCTTCGTTATACGAGTAAACACTTGAAATTTAAACAACTAACTGGGTTAAAATTTGTGATTTGAAGTTAATTTACATCAGTTTTACTTTCACTTAAAATTATGAGTACCTCGCAACGTGATTATGACTACgcctagttttttataattttgataaaattcaaaacactCGCACTACAAAACATTTGATTTCGCTCATACGCACGTCACTCGACAGAAATACAGAAATTCACAAACTTCACAAGAGAGTAGAGACAAACACAGACCAAATATAATCACAGaccagtaataataatattaaaatgtaactaGCCATAAACTAAAATAGAAAAGTCAAGCGAGATCAGGATAACACAACGATAACGCAATACTGGTAGGTACTACGGTGAAAGTTCTGGTCTGCACCAAAGATAATATAATCACTACTTTTGCCTACACAGGCTACTATGCGATTTTATTTAATGGGACATTTTGCAACAAGGACTAACGCTGCAATTTGCTTTATTAATTGCTAAAAAAGTACAACTTCAACAAAAAAATTGAACGTACTTACTACACTCGGTATTATTGCGGCCCTAAACCAAGCTAGCTAGCTAGCAAGCAAAATAATCTGCTAGCCACTGTCAGGAGTCAGAATAGTAATTGAAAAAGAAAGGATACAATCTTctaccacagctttatcaactgtcaTGACAGTGGCATGGCGCACAAGTGagaataatatccaaataacatatttggtatatgtatatgtgtaataataaacggggtaaatttctcctattccatgttcccattccatgtggacacgttaattatatcccttgtcaggggaatATTATGTTTCCTGCCCGTCCTAGCACTGTTGAGTTAATTAGATTACCTAACCTAATCCAGGATGTCTTTGACTTTGCACTGAAGACATGGCTTTTCGCCTTACTATGAGATTGAGAATATTGAACACTAAAGACATGGCTTTATGCTGGACAATCAAATAAGAcacgattttaaaacattgaagACATgtctgtacggtgatataccgtACCCTATGggaagaataaagaaaaaaaaagcgaCTTTGACATTGACATAAACAAGTTATTCTACGTAATCGACATTCCAACGACTTGTCAACTCGTAAagttgtttttactttttgtaaaatttaaattagtagCTTGAACGGATTACATGTATTCGCATTGTACTTAGTTATTACAAGGTAGGTATGTTGTTCTGACTACTGAGGACTGACTATTCATTTTATTAGATGTTTTAATCAAAATAGTTTGCAAGTGTGTACTTGCAAACTGTTGCTGTTTTGCAGTGTGcacatatttgtttaaatatttgctGTTCGTGTTCAACACCGCATAATTTAACCgcgatgataaataataattaaattgatgaTTAAGCCTTGTCTTCGTTTAATAAACGCTTTCTATTATCGGTCATCTTTCACATCCGCTGTAATCTATGTACGTGAGTAactttaatgataaaaattatcagTTTTAAACACTCTTTGCAGCAAATgcattaatttgtatattttaaaacttcaaggTTATTTTTCCATCAttcacaataaatattttgttctttGTAGAACATAgaagaattaaatttttttttaataattttagcgCTGATTGTCAAGATAAAATAATGCCATCAATAGCTGGAAAGTATCAACATTATAAAAATGAGGATGTTGATGATTATTTCACTGCAGTAGGTAAGTTATACTGgttttatttgtaaagtttcattttttttttacaattgaaacACAAGCTGTCCGTGTAGGCATCCCTACAAAATATTGGTTACCCATGTGTGGCCATTCATGAATTGAAATGATGACACATCTTTTGTAATCCTAAATAAAGTGATTATGCATGCAGtagaataaattttaagtaCACCTATTTAATGTAGGCAAATTATAGACTCTTTAATTCCTTTTTGTTTCATTGTTGTGGGTTTTATCATTGTTTGACTTACAGACATTTCATACTGGTTCTCTCATTTACTGGTTTTTCATAAGACAACAGATCTACATGGCTATTGTGCTGGTATCAACACAGCTTTGCTTGCTATCTTAAATTAGATAGTTGTTGTTGTTCATGAAAGGAAAATTCATGAACTCAATGGTGCAGTGGTGATGCTGTGGTTGTAAGTGTCGAAGGTTTTGATCCCCACaactggggcaatttgggtagaATATTGCATAGAATATTAGGAGGGGAATGTGTCTAATGAAATTGCCTAACAAGTTAGctcattaccatcttagactgcatcaacaccaggtgagattgcactcaagggtAAACTTgtagttaaacaaataaaaataccctCAGCCCTAGACATCCACTAGAACTGTATGGCCACTAGGTTCAGCCCTTTCAAAATCAAAgctgaaatcctaaccactaggctatcactgcacTGTTAAACTATAATATACCACAATGGATTGCTGTAAGGAGTTTAATAACAGTCAgctgatataaaatatacttatgacaGATGAAATATCGTGTagggaaaaaaaaatgattatttcaataatttttaagattagTGCTACTAAATAGACAAGCCTGTAGGACTATACATTGATGATGTTTTTGGATGTATTTGTAGGTGTACCATTTATGGGTCGGAAGATGATGGCCATGTCATCACCCCTCATGGAAATAACAGTAGATGGAGAAAATATGATCATAAAAAATTCTTCCTTGCTGCGGACAGTTGAGATGAAATACAAACTGGGCGAAGAATATGAAGAACGTATGCCAAGCACAACCATTAAGGTAACTAATGCTTTTaagtccttttttttaatttgttagaatgctaaaatagataatataattttttaccatCAACTTTCTAGCCATCTAGTCCTTAGCATGTTCAAACACAGATAAAGCATACCTAGGTATGAATAAAACGAAAAATTGTAAGGTCAAATACCTACTGTTACTGAAATTTTCAGTAATGGCCTGTAGGATGGGAATTGGTGCTTTTACCCTGCAAGCCTTATAGTGCTTCatcattattaatatactaatatGTGATAATATTTGCCTCCCTACTTAACACAAACCCACCAACTCATATTATAACAGCGTTGGGGTTCTGAAACCTACTCTCCTTATAGAGAGAATTCCTGCATCCCTGAAACATTAATTGGTTTGTGATAACagttttgtaaaacaaattatCACCAATCTTGATAAATTTTATCTAGATTCTGGCACAAGATAATTTGGCCTTTGactattatataattacatatagtttttcaacatatttaaacaaactacTGAGGTGTGGGTGAATGATATACTTGTTCTTGCTCAtggagctttaatcacccaTTATTTGAAAACTTAATTCATGAAAACATTGCCAAAATCAAGTGACCAGCCCGCAAACCTATTCCCCGCAAATAATATGTGGCATAACAGTAGcactacatattagtcgatagcgctggTTAAGCAATGTTGACcaaagtcagtaaatggatgggttcTTTGGAAATTTGAAACATA
The Pararge aegeria chromosome 6, ilParAegt1.1, whole genome shotgun sequence genome window above contains:
- the LOC120624797 gene encoding fatty acid-binding protein-like; protein product: MPSIAGKYQHYKNEDVDDYFTAVGVPFMGRKMMAMSSPLMEITVDGENMIIKNSSLLRTVEMKYKLGEEYEERMPSTTIKSITTLVNDNELVTQSVIPETGDKCGRHYMFTDDECIITLTHEKAKTPGKRYFRRVKS